A genomic segment from Nicotiana sylvestris chromosome 1, ASM39365v2, whole genome shotgun sequence encodes:
- the LOC138868370 gene encoding uncharacterized protein has protein sequence MSKTSKEYIDPDWKAVEKNFRATKILVCGIGPEEYNRISAYNTAKEIWEALQTAHEGTTQVKQSKINMLTTEYELFRMKDDESIQDMHTRFISIINELHSLGETIPRNKLVRKILSILPSPWESKVNAIIESKDL, from the coding sequence ATGTCAAAAACCAGTAAAGAATACATCGACCCAGACTGGAAAGCTGTCgagaagaattttcgtgccaCGAAGATTCTGGtatgtggaataggacctgaAGAATATAATAGAATCTCCGCTTATAacactgctaaggagatatgggaagctttgcaaacagctcatgagggaaccacccaagtaaaacagtctaagatcaatatgctcactaccgagtatgaacttTTTAGGATGAAggacgatgaatctattcaagatatgcacacaagattcatttccatcataaatgagttacactcacttggtgaaaccattcctagaaacaagctagtgaggaaaatccTCAGTATTCTGCCTAGcccttgggaaagcaaggtgaatgctattaTTGAATCAAAGGACTTGtag
- the LOC138868377 gene encoding uncharacterized protein — protein MKRKIDSERREPKKEKNLLLKADNNDSSEEDSDMAYLTPIFQKMVRRNGEMLKRGSSSQQKNYDLCHKCGKPGHFIKDCPLLKQEFSKNNPEKAAKRNPVPFKDFKRKRSADNVMKQALAAWRDSSGKSEDETDTGDSSMMAVEVEENEYDSTFALMAQSDYDEDGDNKEVNFRDVQRNLKSYSSKKLMSLVSVLIDAYHSLVEDRDSLTLELGEAEKTRDDLVVVVIDHKETIENFKEERNDLLAVIADLRETIERPETNSKLGNPGKGKEIASEEHIRLENELKDVRTRMCVETKKNKHLQTDLERVKNDLEKSLKWTWSSEAITAMYTNNGGNRQGIGFQREKTPYNPHSKYVTISDNWLCTHCGNNGHFKEKCQAKVQSVQKNKVFAEKVTTKEGPGSTHKRRTLPAWTKRALIHPLSYYKGPKLAWRKQGGILVQECTVTNLVTGEVVLVAKRYKNIYVADFESLQSGDLCCLKAVDDDAELWHRRLGHASFSLLNKLIQKDLVHGLPMSKFKVEKICDTCAREKHVKSSFMSKRDLSTSKTLELLHMDLCGPRVQNRGGKRYIFVIVDDYS, from the exons atgaagaggaagatagacagtgaaagaagagaaccaaagaaagaaaagaacctgtTACTCAAAGCTGAcaacaatgactcaagtgaggaagacagtgacatggcttacttaaccccaatatttcagaagatggtcagaagaaatggagaaatgctaAAAAGGGGCAGCTCCAGCCAACAAAAAAACTATGATCTctgtcataagtgtggaaagcctggacacttcatcaaagactgtcctctcttgaagcaagaattctccaagaacaACCCTGAAAAGGCAGCtaagaggaacccggttccttTCAAGGACTTCAAAAGAAAGAGATCTGCTGATAATGTGATGAAACAGGCTCTTGCAGCATGGAGAGATTCCTCTGGTAAATCTGAAGATGAAACTGATactggtgatagttccatgatggcgGTTGAAGTCGAGGAAAATGAATACgactcaacttttgctttgatggcccaatcaGATTATGATGAAGACGGTGACAACAaggaggtaaacttcagggatgttcaaaGAAATCTGAAATCTTACTCTTCTAAGAAACTTATGTCTTTAGTTAGTGTattgattgatgcctatcatagtcttgtggaggatagggattccttgaccttagaactaggagaagctgaGAAAACTAGAGATGACTTAGTAGTTGTAGTTATTGACCATAAGGAAACCATTGAAAacttcaaagaagaaagaaatgatCTCTTGGCAGTAATTGCAgacctaagggaaacaatagAGAGACCAGAGACTAATTCAAAACTTGGAAATcctggaaaaggaaaagagatagccagtgaggaacacattaggcttgaaaatgagttgaaaGATGTGAGAACAAGGATGTGTGTTGAAACTAAGAAAAACAAGCACCTCCAAACTGATttggaaagagtaaaaaatgatcttgaaaagtcctTAAAGTGGACTTGGTCCTCAGAAGCTATCACTGCCATGTACACTAATAATGGTGGAAACAGGCAAGGAATAGGGtttcaaagggagaaaactccttacaaccctcacagcaaATACGTCACTATTTCTGATAACTGGctttgtacccactgtgggaacaatgggcacttcaaagaaaaaTGCCAGGCCAAGGTTCAatctgttcagaaaaacaaagtgtttgctgaaaaagtgactacaaaagagggaccaggttccactcacaaaaGGCGCACAttgcctgcatggactaagagagctcttattcatcctctttcctactacaagggacccaaacttgcttgg aggaaacaaggtggaattcttgtccaagaatGTACAGTTACTAAtctggtaactggtgaagtggtacttgtggccaaaagatacaagaacatctatgttgctgatttcgagtccttacaaagtggtgatctgtGTTGTTTGAaagctgttgatgatgatgctgaactatggcacagAAGACTGGGGCACGCAAGCTTTTCTCTTCTAAACAAACTAAtacagaaggacctggtccatggtctgcccatgtcaaagttcaaGGTGGAAAAAATCTGTGATACTTGTGCTAGAGaaaaacatgtgaagtcctcttttaTGTCTAAAAGGGATTTGAGCACCTCAAAGACACTAGAGCTTTTGCATATGGACCTATGTGGTCCGAGAGTGCAAAAtagaggaggaaaaagatacatctttgtgatagtggatgactactcctGA